One segment of Nocardioides sp. QY071 DNA contains the following:
- a CDS encoding DUF1992 domain-containing protein, translated as MDEEGKARKARIEQQQTWVDLQVRQAMERGDFDDLPGAGKPIPDLGATHDPDWWVKRLVEREHITVLPPALQLRKDDAELEAALDRLGSEREARTFVEDFNARVLRARYTPVDGPPLITMPRDVDETLAGWHERRAARRRTSPAAPAPERRRRWWRR; from the coding sequence GTGGACGAGGAGGGCAAGGCGCGCAAGGCCCGGATCGAGCAGCAGCAGACCTGGGTCGACCTCCAGGTGCGCCAGGCCATGGAGCGCGGCGACTTCGACGACCTCCCCGGCGCCGGGAAGCCGATCCCCGACCTCGGCGCCACCCACGATCCCGACTGGTGGGTCAAGCGCCTGGTCGAGCGCGAGCACATCACCGTGCTCCCGCCCGCCCTCCAGCTCCGCAAGGACGACGCCGAGCTCGAGGCCGCCCTCGACCGGCTCGGCTCGGAGCGCGAGGCGCGCACCTTCGTCGAGGACTTCAACGCCCGCGTCCTGCGCGCCCGCTACACCCCGGTCGACGGACCGCCGCTGATCACGATGCCGCGCGACGTCGACGAGACGCTCGCCGGCTGGCACGAGCGGCGCGCCGCCCGCCGGCGTACGTCGCCCGCGGCCCCGGCACCGGAGCGCCGGCGTCGCTGGTGGCGGCGCTGA
- a CDS encoding helix-turn-helix domain-containing protein, producing the protein MPRRVLRRPRAGESVLLPPETVVALRGELARVADDVVDQIIREVPPYEDAFSGPMGETIRGAVQVALGGFLSLISDSRGPDALAPRSSAVDGAYQLGRGEVRSGRTADALLSAYRIGARVSWRHLSTKAVEQGIDPATMASFAELVFAYIDELSAASVAGHRDESASEGRIRQRMVERLARHLLTGAPEATVLASAERAEWTPPATLTAVLVAESQAGSLLQVLRRGTLLTTDLPDLDGAALLMVPDAHDRRRATLLRAVGDRDALVGPARPWVDVRESYDRAVRARALGLTGDTERHLPRLVLTADPQALADLRAGVLAPLDELRPAAAAKLRETLRAWLLHQGRRDDVAAALFVHPQTIRYRMTQVRDLFGDRLEDPDTVLALTIALGVEEVSR; encoded by the coding sequence ATGCCCCGTCGTGTGTTGCGCAGGCCCCGGGCCGGCGAGAGCGTTCTGCTCCCGCCCGAGACGGTCGTCGCGCTGCGCGGCGAGCTCGCCCGGGTCGCCGACGACGTCGTCGACCAGATCATCCGCGAGGTCCCGCCCTACGAGGACGCGTTCAGCGGGCCGATGGGCGAGACCATCCGCGGCGCGGTCCAGGTCGCCCTCGGCGGCTTCCTCTCCCTCATCAGCGACTCCCGGGGGCCGGACGCGCTGGCGCCGCGCTCCTCGGCGGTCGACGGCGCCTACCAGCTGGGGCGCGGCGAGGTCCGCAGCGGGCGTACGGCGGACGCGCTGCTGTCGGCGTACCGGATCGGGGCGCGGGTGTCCTGGCGGCATCTGTCGACCAAGGCGGTCGAGCAGGGCATCGACCCGGCGACGATGGCCTCCTTCGCCGAGCTGGTCTTCGCCTACATCGACGAGCTGTCCGCGGCGAGCGTCGCCGGGCACCGCGACGAGTCGGCCAGCGAGGGCCGGATCCGGCAGCGGATGGTCGAGCGGCTCGCCCGGCACCTGCTGACCGGCGCGCCCGAGGCGACCGTGCTCGCCTCGGCCGAGCGGGCCGAGTGGACGCCCCCGGCCACGCTGACCGCTGTGCTGGTGGCGGAGTCGCAGGCCGGGTCGCTGCTCCAGGTGCTGCGCCGCGGCACCCTGCTGACCACCGACCTGCCCGACCTCGACGGCGCGGCCCTGCTGATGGTCCCCGACGCCCACGACCGGCGGCGGGCGACCCTGCTCCGGGCGGTCGGCGACCGCGACGCGCTGGTCGGGCCGGCGCGCCCGTGGGTCGACGTACGCGAGTCCTATGACCGCGCCGTCCGCGCCCGGGCGCTCGGCCTCACCGGCGACACCGAGCGACACCTCCCGCGGCTGGTGCTGACCGCCGACCCGCAGGCGCTGGCCGACCTGCGCGCCGGCGTCCTCGCGCCGCTCGACGAGCTGCGCCCGGCCGCAGCCGCGAAGCTGCGCGAGACCCTGCGCGCGTGGCTGCTGCACCAGGGGCGGCGCGACGACGTGGCGGCCGCCCTGTTCGTGCACCCGCAGACGATCCGGTACCGGATGACACAGGTGCGGGACCTGTTCGGCGACCGGTTGGAGGACCCCGATACCGTCCTTGCCCTGACCATTGCTCTCGGGGTCGAGGAGGTGAGCAGATGA
- a CDS encoding CoA ester lyase, with protein sequence MSEFKPLRSVLYMPSSNERALEKAKTLPADAIIFDLEDAVAPDAKPEARNAAAAAVRSGEYGERHLIIRVNGIGTEWHADDIRAAAEAGPDVVLVPKVNSAEEVLELVDALAAAGAPERTKLWAMVETPIGMLNALSIATASERLTGFVMGTNDLVKELYAEHVPGRAPVITGLGLALLAARAAGIVIIDGVYNDVKNTDGFLAEVEQGRQMGFDGKTLIHPGQVEGANTGFAPSEQAVEDARGLIQAWEDNKGAGVVTYNGKMVESLHVESAERTLAIHEAIRALQA encoded by the coding sequence ATGTCCGAGTTCAAGCCCCTGCGCTCCGTCCTCTACATGCCCAGCTCCAACGAGCGGGCGCTGGAGAAGGCGAAGACGCTGCCCGCCGACGCGATCATCTTCGACCTCGAGGACGCCGTCGCCCCGGACGCCAAGCCGGAGGCCCGCAACGCCGCCGCGGCCGCCGTCCGGTCCGGTGAGTACGGCGAGCGCCACCTCATCATCCGGGTCAACGGCATCGGCACCGAGTGGCACGCCGACGACATCCGCGCCGCCGCGGAGGCCGGCCCCGACGTCGTCCTGGTCCCCAAGGTGAACTCCGCCGAGGAGGTCCTCGAGCTCGTCGACGCCCTCGCCGCGGCCGGCGCGCCCGAGCGGACGAAGCTGTGGGCGATGGTCGAGACCCCGATCGGCATGCTCAACGCGCTCTCGATCGCCACCGCGTCCGAGCGCCTCACCGGCTTCGTGATGGGCACCAACGACCTCGTCAAGGAGCTGTACGCCGAGCACGTGCCCGGCCGCGCCCCCGTGATCACCGGCCTCGGCCTGGCCCTGCTCGCCGCCCGCGCCGCCGGCATCGTGATCATCGACGGCGTCTACAACGACGTGAAGAACACCGACGGCTTCCTCGCCGAGGTCGAGCAGGGCCGCCAGATGGGCTTCGACGGCAAGACCCTGATCCACCCCGGCCAGGTCGAGGGCGCCAACACCGGCTTCGCCCCGAGCGAGCAGGCCGTCGAGGACGCCCGCGGCCTGATCCAGGCCTGGGAGGACAACAAGGGCGCCGGCGTCGTCACCTACAACGGCAAGATGGTCGAGAGCCTCCACGTCGAGTCCGCCGAGCGCACGCTCGCGATCCACGAGGCGATCCGGGCCCTCCAGGCCTGA
- the phaZ gene encoding poly(3-hydroxyalkanoate) depolymerase, producing the protein MELRQLTVLGHEIRAAVRPGTEPGPPLLLCNGIGASLDLLQPFVDALDPRIGVVRFDVPGVGGSPNPKLPYNFALLTLGVGAMMRQLGFEQYDVLGISWGGGLAQQIAFQQPRRCRRLVLVSTATGSLMVPAPPAVLRKMVTPQRYRDADYAVQVAAELYGGQMRDRPDDVRRLMHAHSRVGSRRGYLLQLLAGAGWSSLPGLPFIRQPTLILAGDDDPIIPLVNARIMRALLPDARLHVYPDGHLGLVTSADTLAPLVADFLRPA; encoded by the coding sequence TTGGAGCTGCGCCAGCTCACCGTCCTCGGCCACGAGATCCGGGCCGCCGTACGCCCCGGCACCGAGCCCGGCCCACCCCTGCTGCTGTGCAACGGCATCGGCGCCAGCCTCGACCTGCTCCAGCCGTTCGTCGACGCGCTCGACCCCCGCATCGGGGTCGTGCGCTTCGACGTACCCGGCGTCGGCGGGTCCCCCAACCCCAAGCTGCCCTACAACTTCGCGTTGCTCACGCTCGGTGTCGGCGCGATGATGCGGCAGCTCGGGTTCGAGCAGTACGACGTCCTCGGCATCTCCTGGGGCGGCGGACTCGCCCAGCAGATCGCCTTCCAGCAGCCCCGCCGCTGCCGGCGCCTGGTCCTGGTCAGCACCGCCACCGGCTCGCTGATGGTCCCGGCCCCGCCCGCGGTGCTGCGCAAGATGGTCACGCCGCAGCGCTACCGCGACGCCGACTACGCCGTCCAGGTCGCCGCCGAGCTGTACGGGGGTCAGATGCGCGACCGCCCCGACGACGTACGCCGCCTCATGCACGCGCACTCCCGGGTCGGCTCGCGCCGCGGCTACCTGCTCCAGCTACTCGCCGGCGCCGGCTGGTCCAGCCTGCCCGGCCTGCCGTTCATCCGGCAGCCCACGCTGATCCTCGCCGGCGACGACGACCCGATCATCCCGCTGGTCAACGCACGGATCATGCGCGCGCTGCTGCCGGACGCGCGGCTGCACGTCTACCCGGACGGGCATCTCGGCCTGGTCACCAGCGCGGACACGCTGGCGCCGCTGGTCGCGGACTTCCTGCGGCCTGCCTGA
- a CDS encoding acyl-CoA desaturase: MTTVTNKADNPIAHLSPEDIEALGAELDAIRAEVLEARGEEDAAYIRKMVDLQRKLELASRATLLVSIFPPAWVAGTVGLSVAKILENMEIGHNVMHGQWDWMRDPKIHSTTWEWDNASTADGWKHSHNEIHHTYTNIVGKDNDLGYGIMRVDEEQRWYPLYLAQPLWNFINACFFEYGIAAYDLELGRNLRTPKEKRSEEFKRNLSKTLKKIRKQATKDYVVNPALALPTGSFLPALAANFTANVVRNLWSHSVIMCGHFPEGVETFELKSIPEKETRGEWYLRQMLGSANISGSKLMHIMTGNLSHQIEHHLFPDLPSSRYAEVAPKVQAVFAKYGLNYHSAPLPQQVYSAWHRVVRLSFPNGWLATANAKNLPSQLKLLYAMTTADKRKRRVMQRLLESAAAKKEMVKAA; this comes from the coding sequence ATGACGACCGTCACCAACAAGGCCGACAACCCCATCGCCCACCTCTCCCCCGAGGACATCGAGGCGCTCGGCGCCGAGCTCGACGCCATCCGCGCTGAGGTGCTCGAGGCGCGCGGCGAGGAGGACGCGGCGTACATCCGCAAGATGGTCGACCTGCAGCGCAAGCTGGAGCTCGCCTCCCGCGCCACCCTGCTGGTCAGCATCTTCCCGCCGGCCTGGGTCGCGGGCACGGTGGGCCTGAGCGTCGCCAAGATCCTCGAGAACATGGAGATCGGCCACAACGTCATGCACGGCCAGTGGGACTGGATGCGTGACCCGAAGATCCACTCGACCACCTGGGAGTGGGACAACGCCTCGACCGCCGACGGCTGGAAGCACTCCCACAACGAGATCCACCACACCTACACGAACATCGTCGGCAAGGACAACGACCTCGGCTACGGCATCATGCGCGTCGACGAGGAGCAGCGCTGGTACCCGCTCTACCTCGCGCAGCCGCTGTGGAACTTCATCAACGCGTGCTTCTTCGAGTACGGCATCGCGGCCTACGACCTCGAGCTGGGCCGCAACCTGCGCACGCCGAAGGAGAAGCGCAGCGAGGAGTTCAAGCGCAACCTCTCCAAGACGCTGAAGAAGATCCGCAAGCAGGCGACCAAGGACTACGTCGTCAACCCGGCGCTCGCGCTGCCGACGGGCTCCTTCCTCCCCGCGCTGGCCGCGAACTTCACCGCCAACGTGGTGCGCAACCTGTGGTCGCACTCGGTCATCATGTGCGGTCACTTCCCGGAGGGCGTCGAGACCTTCGAGCTGAAGTCGATCCCGGAGAAGGAGACCCGGGGCGAGTGGTACCTGCGCCAGATGCTCGGCTCCGCCAACATCTCCGGCTCGAAGCTGATGCACATCATGACCGGCAACCTCTCGCACCAGATCGAGCACCACCTCTTCCCCGACCTGCCGAGCAGCCGGTACGCCGAGGTCGCGCCGAAGGTGCAGGCCGTCTTCGCCAAGTACGGCCTCAACTACCACTCGGCGCCGCTGCCGCAGCAGGTCTACAGCGCCTGGCACCGCGTGGTCCGGCTGTCCTTCCCCAACGGCTGGCTGGCGACGGCCAACGCGAAGAACCTGCCCTCGCAGCTCAAGCTCCTCTACGCCATGACGACGGCCGACAAGCGCAAGCGCCGGGTCATGCAGCGCCTGCTCGAGAGCGCGGCCGCCAAGAAGGAGATGGTCAAGGCCGCCTGA
- a CDS encoding ferredoxin reductase, translating into MSTTTAAPDATARTGRLRTGFRSLLDAAVTPLSVDDLLDHFAPLRPGAAAGLQGRIVSVAKETEDAATLVIKPGRDWAGHIPGQYVRVGVDVDGIRLWRTYSLTHGPRRDGHISITVKAIPDGAVSQYLVREARAGQMIQLAQAEGDFVLTPPAAGRTQKLLLVTAGSGITPVIGMLRNLYSRDEAQARAAYDIVLVHSAMKRDEVIFGAELRAHAEAGRLRLIERHTDTDGLLTTDDLEAEVPDLAERTAYACGPAGLLDSLEAFYDDRRLTLHTERFRPTVVDVDAEGGTLTFAGSAATTVETDGSVPILDAAESAGVLMPSGCRMGICMGCVLPMKSGAVRDLRTGELTVAVPGETHPDGVKIQTCISAAAGDCTLDH; encoded by the coding sequence GTGAGTACGACGACCGCCGCCCCCGACGCGACCGCCCGCACCGGACGCCTCCGCACCGGCTTCCGCTCGCTCCTCGACGCCGCGGTGACCCCGCTCAGCGTCGACGACCTCCTCGACCACTTCGCCCCACTGCGCCCCGGCGCCGCGGCCGGCCTCCAGGGCCGGATCGTCTCGGTCGCCAAGGAGACCGAGGACGCCGCGACCCTGGTGATCAAGCCCGGCCGGGACTGGGCCGGTCACATCCCCGGCCAGTACGTCCGGGTCGGCGTCGACGTCGACGGCATCCGCCTGTGGCGCACCTACTCGCTGACCCACGGCCCACGCCGGGACGGCCACATCTCGATCACCGTCAAGGCGATCCCCGACGGCGCCGTGTCGCAGTACCTCGTGCGCGAGGCCCGCGCCGGCCAGATGATCCAGCTCGCGCAGGCCGAGGGCGACTTCGTCCTCACCCCGCCCGCCGCCGGCCGCACCCAGAAGCTGCTGCTGGTCACCGCCGGCTCCGGCATCACCCCGGTCATCGGGATGCTGCGCAACCTCTACTCCCGCGACGAGGCACAGGCCCGCGCGGCGTACGACATCGTGCTCGTGCACTCCGCGATGAAGCGTGACGAGGTCATCTTCGGCGCCGAGCTGCGCGCCCACGCCGAGGCCGGCCGGCTGCGGCTGATCGAGCGGCACACCGACACCGACGGCCTGCTCACCACCGACGACCTCGAGGCCGAGGTCCCCGACCTGGCCGAGCGCACGGCGTACGCCTGCGGTCCGGCGGGCCTACTCGACAGCCTCGAGGCGTTCTACGACGACCGCCGGCTCACGCTGCACACCGAGCGGTTCCGCCCGACCGTCGTCGACGTCGACGCCGAAGGAGGCACGCTCACCTTCGCCGGCAGCGCCGCCACGACCGTGGAGACCGACGGCTCCGTCCCGATCCTCGACGCCGCCGAATCGGCCGGCGTCCTGATGCCGAGCGGCTGCCGGATGGGCATCTGCATGGGCTGCGTGCTGCCCATGAAGTCCGGTGCCGTGCGCGACCTGCGCACCGGCGAGCTCACCGTCGCCGTCCCCGGGGAGACCCACCCCGACGGCGTGAAGATCCAGACCTGCATCAGCGCCGCCGCCGGCGACTGCACCCTCGACCACTGA
- a CDS encoding DUF1918 domain-containing protein, translating into MHASVGDRLVVEAHTDSTHRREAEVLEVRGQDGGPPYLVRWEDGHESLAFPGPDAHVVPRS; encoded by the coding sequence ATGCACGCGAGCGTGGGAGATCGCCTGGTCGTGGAGGCGCACACCGACTCGACGCACCGGCGCGAGGCGGAGGTGCTCGAGGTGCGGGGACAGGACGGCGGGCCGCCGTACCTCGTCCGATGGGAGGACGGGCACGAGTCGCTCGCCTTCCCGGGGCCGGACGCGCACGTCGTACCCCGCTCCTGA
- a CDS encoding SGNH/GDSL hydrolase family protein: MRRAASVLVVAAVLLAACSDLPESKLDRSSAVPSGSSYVALGDSYSAGPRLAPTTGAIGCEQTRGNYPHLLAARLDLELTDVTCGGATTADLTQSQTPPNGDPVPPQLDALSRSTDLVTIGMGGNDGKVFSELVTTCVGKAVKDRGGAPCTEEGASFRAKVERQLAKLPTRMGEALAAIRERAPKARIVVVGYPAAFPERGTCDLLPLARGDYPYAREFVSRVNDGLAAAAEQAGATYVDVWAATDGHDICATDPWVAGVIPAQAGLEYHPYAREQSVVTDLLIDALG, encoded by the coding sequence ATGAGGCGTGCCGCCTCGGTGCTGGTCGTGGCCGCCGTCCTGCTCGCCGCGTGCTCGGACCTGCCGGAGTCGAAGCTCGACCGCTCCTCCGCGGTGCCGAGCGGGTCGTCGTACGTCGCCCTGGGGGACTCCTACTCCGCGGGGCCGCGGCTGGCGCCGACCACGGGTGCGATCGGCTGTGAGCAGACCCGGGGCAACTACCCGCACCTGCTGGCCGCGCGGCTCGACCTGGAGCTCACCGACGTCACCTGCGGCGGCGCGACGACAGCCGACCTGACGCAGTCGCAGACGCCGCCCAACGGCGACCCGGTGCCGCCTCAGCTCGACGCGCTGAGCCGATCGACCGACCTGGTCACGATCGGCATGGGCGGCAACGACGGCAAGGTCTTCTCCGAGCTGGTGACGACCTGCGTCGGCAAGGCGGTCAAGGACCGTGGCGGGGCGCCGTGCACCGAGGAGGGCGCGTCCTTCCGCGCGAAGGTGGAGCGTCAGCTCGCCAAGCTCCCCACCCGGATGGGCGAGGCGCTCGCGGCGATCCGGGAGCGGGCGCCGAAGGCGCGGATCGTCGTGGTCGGCTACCCCGCGGCCTTCCCGGAGCGCGGCACCTGCGACCTGCTGCCGCTCGCGCGCGGCGACTACCCCTACGCCCGCGAGTTCGTCAGCCGGGTCAACGACGGCCTCGCCGCGGCGGCCGAGCAGGCGGGCGCGACGTACGTCGATGTCTGGGCCGCCACCGACGGGCACGACATCTGCGCCACCGATCCCTGGGTCGCCGGGGTGATCCCCGCGCAGGCCGGGCTGGAGTACCACCCGTACGCCCGGGAGCAGTCGGTCGTCACCGACCTGCTGATCGACGCGCTGGGCTGA
- a CDS encoding alpha/beta fold hydrolase, producing MSSSTTTRLADAAAPLDVLLVDAALGPVRRFLPDMSTARWAVSLARRPRKTARRLGALAGETAKVVVGTSDVTPTRGDRRFTDPGWTENPLLRRLVQVYLASGRTVDQLVEDADLDPRDRKRVRFMVENLVEALAPSNVPLVNPASAKAVIDTAGLSLVRGGTQLVKDLASSPRVPEMVDTSGFVLGENIAATPGAVVFRNEVLELIQYVPQCDEVHEVPVMIVPPTINKFYAIDLSPGRSLVEFSTQNNRQMFVISWRNPDTRHSGWNFDTYVGSILEALDAVEEITGSAQTVLAGICSGGILASITAAYLAGIGRQDRLAGLVLAVTVIDNHDAGTVGALSDPRMATLAKARSAQKGFLDGRSLAEVFAWLRPSDLIWNYWVNNYLLGKRPPAFDILFWNADTTRMSAGLHADFVDMAVENQLTRAGALTVLGQPIDLGKVTVDSYIVAGIADHITPWENCYRTTQLLGGRTRFILSTSGHIAALVNPPGNPKATFHTNDEHGPDAKAWLTGAETHQGSWWNDVAQWLDERCGELKPAPEEMGSTRLQPLAEAPGTYVFDK from the coding sequence ATGAGCTCCTCGACCACCACCCGCCTGGCCGACGCCGCCGCTCCCCTCGACGTACTCCTGGTCGACGCCGCCCTCGGCCCGGTCCGCCGCTTCCTGCCCGACATGTCCACCGCCCGGTGGGCCGTCTCCCTCGCCCGCCGTCCGCGGAAGACCGCCCGCCGCCTCGGCGCCCTGGCCGGCGAGACCGCCAAGGTCGTCGTCGGTACGTCGGACGTCACCCCCACGCGCGGCGACCGCCGGTTCACCGACCCGGGCTGGACCGAGAACCCGCTGCTGCGCCGCCTGGTGCAGGTCTACCTCGCGAGCGGGCGCACCGTCGACCAGCTCGTCGAGGACGCCGACCTCGACCCGCGCGACCGCAAGCGGGTCCGGTTCATGGTGGAGAACCTGGTCGAGGCGCTGGCGCCGAGCAACGTGCCGCTGGTCAACCCCGCCTCCGCGAAGGCGGTCATCGACACCGCCGGGCTGAGCCTGGTCCGCGGCGGCACGCAGCTGGTCAAGGACCTCGCCTCCTCGCCGCGGGTGCCCGAGATGGTCGACACCTCCGGCTTCGTCCTGGGCGAGAACATCGCCGCGACACCGGGAGCAGTGGTGTTCCGCAACGAGGTCCTGGAGCTGATCCAGTACGTGCCGCAGTGCGACGAGGTGCACGAGGTGCCGGTGATGATCGTGCCGCCGACGATCAACAAGTTCTACGCGATCGACCTGTCACCGGGCCGCAGCCTGGTCGAGTTCAGCACGCAGAACAACCGCCAGATGTTCGTCATCTCGTGGCGCAACCCGGACACCCGGCACTCCGGCTGGAACTTCGACACGTACGTCGGCTCGATCCTCGAGGCGCTCGACGCGGTCGAGGAGATCACCGGCAGCGCGCAGACGGTGCTCGCGGGCATCTGCTCCGGCGGCATCCTCGCGAGCATCACCGCGGCGTACCTCGCCGGCATCGGCCGTCAGGACCGCCTCGCGGGCCTCGTGCTCGCGGTGACCGTGATCGACAACCACGACGCCGGCACCGTCGGCGCGCTCAGCGACCCGCGGATGGCCACACTGGCCAAGGCCCGCTCGGCCCAGAAGGGCTTCCTCGACGGGCGGTCACTGGCCGAGGTGTTCGCGTGGCTGCGGCCCAGCGACCTGATCTGGAACTACTGGGTCAACAACTACCTGCTCGGCAAGAGGCCCCCGGCGTTCGACATCCTGTTCTGGAACGCCGACACGACCCGGATGTCCGCGGGCCTGCACGCCGACTTCGTCGACATGGCGGTCGAGAACCAGCTCACCCGGGCCGGCGCCCTCACCGTGCTGGGGCAGCCCATCGACCTCGGCAAGGTCACCGTCGACAGCTACATCGTCGCGGGCATCGCCGACCACATCACGCCGTGGGAGAACTGCTACCGGACCACCCAGCTCCTCGGTGGGAGGACCCGGTTCATCCTGTCCACCAGCGGCCACATCGCCGCACTGGTGAACCCGCCGGGCAACCCGAAGGCGACCTTCCACACCAACGACGAGCACGGCCCCGACGCGAAGGCGTGGCTGACCGGCGCCGAGACCCACCAGGGCTCGTGGTGGAACGACGTCGCGCAGTGGCTGGACGAGCGGTGCGGCGAGCTCAAGCCCGCCCCCGAGGAGATGGGCTCGACCCGGCTGCAGCCGCTGGCCGAGGCCCCCGGCACCTACGTCTTCGACAAGTGA
- a CDS encoding CoA ester lyase produces MSHKSAKDFFRPLAVGAPLPLREIPARPSRAIHFFDPSNEKMAAKIPAMVGTVDVLLGNLEDAIKADNKVAAREGLVRIAQDTDFGPTQLWTRINALDSPWVLDDLTTLVPAIGEKLDVIMVPKVQGAEDIHYVDRILAQLEAKAGITRPILIHAILETARGVANVEEICGASPRMQGLSLGPADLAADRKMKTTRVGGGHPGYLVREDAPRDADGAYQYDADRFRFQQDLWHYTMAKMVDACATHGIYPYWGPFGDIKDTVACEDQFRNAFLLGCVGAWSLHPVQIEIANRVFSPSVEDIAHARRVVAAMGDGTGAVMIDGKMEDDASLKQCLVLVELAEELAAIDPVLKAQYDAIEVTA; encoded by the coding sequence GTGAGCCACAAGAGTGCCAAGGACTTCTTCCGCCCGCTGGCCGTCGGGGCCCCGCTCCCCCTCCGCGAGATCCCCGCCCGCCCGAGTCGCGCGATCCACTTCTTCGATCCCAGCAACGAGAAGATGGCCGCGAAGATCCCCGCGATGGTCGGCACGGTCGACGTACTGCTGGGCAACCTCGAGGACGCCATCAAGGCCGACAACAAGGTCGCCGCGCGCGAGGGCCTGGTCAGGATCGCGCAGGACACCGACTTCGGCCCGACGCAGCTGTGGACGCGCATCAACGCCCTCGACAGCCCCTGGGTGCTCGACGACCTCACCACGCTGGTCCCCGCGATCGGCGAGAAGCTCGACGTGATCATGGTCCCGAAGGTGCAGGGCGCCGAGGACATCCACTACGTCGACCGGATCCTGGCCCAGCTCGAGGCCAAGGCCGGCATCACCAGGCCGATCCTGATCCACGCGATCCTCGAGACCGCGCGCGGCGTGGCCAACGTCGAGGAGATCTGCGGCGCCTCGCCGCGCATGCAGGGTCTCTCGCTCGGTCCGGCCGACCTCGCGGCGGACCGCAAGATGAAGACCACCCGCGTCGGCGGCGGCCACCCCGGCTACCTCGTGCGGGAGGACGCGCCGCGCGACGCCGACGGCGCCTACCAGTACGACGCCGACCGGTTCCGCTTCCAGCAGGACCTGTGGCACTACACGATGGCCAAGATGGTCGACGCCTGCGCGACCCACGGGATCTACCCGTACTGGGGCCCGTTCGGCGACATCAAGGACACCGTCGCCTGCGAGGACCAGTTCCGCAACGCCTTCCTGCTCGGCTGCGTCGGCGCCTGGTCGCTGCACCCGGTCCAGATCGAGATCGCCAACCGGGTCTTCTCCCCCAGCGTCGAGGACATCGCCCACGCCCGCCGCGTGGTCGCCGCCATGGGCGACGGCACCGGCGCGGTCATGATCGACGGCAAGATGGAGGACGACGCCTCCCTCAAGCAGTGCCTGGTCCTCGTCGAGCTGGCCGAGGAGCTGGCCGCGATCGACCCCGTCCTCAAGGCCCAGTACGACGCGATCGAGGTGACCGCCTGA